A single window of Desulfovibrio sp. UIB00 DNA harbors:
- a CDS encoding amino acid adenylation domain-containing protein produces the protein MSLSAEQLQLFSRLAGQKGLASAERRTSREQSPCPVQEGEPQEFPMTDVQRAYWIGRTAGVNLSGVGSHGYQEFDCGALDVERLQKAWDRVIARHDMLRATVTREGMFHIVPKVPPLRWKIEDLRQLDAAEKEERLAARRNKLSHRVPDLSVWPIITLGASIIADDFVRVHLSCDAVMADVYSIGNCLRELSFFYTHPQGDMPVPGMTFGQYVEEQKRKEETSFYHECRKYWQDRLADFPAAPQLPTQEVQPQVQRFKRLKAGLEPEQWAAFKAMCNRHALTPSVVLYTVFAAVMGQWAARPDFCLNITVFNRESENPAIQQVVGDFTTTMLSAARKMRPQESFIEYARELDARFWQDVEHSAYSGIKVLQDISERQRRPVLMPIVFTSALGAGDVGEILDTNNGVFGKPAYTITQTPQIWLDHQVLEEDGRLVFNWDVVEGIFDEVLQNAIFRCYGSMVEALCKPDADWQRPIMPELPEEQMARRHDANPCFEDDGHLLHQGFLEHVLALPNKKAVIAPDRTLTFGELFQAAYAVARQLTGALPQNTQNVLVAVGLPKGWEQIAAVMGILLTGAAYVPIDPTWPRARRSAILQQGVMAVVAEQGAAAHDWDDLPLAVVRQEDASVDAAADAAADALVAALQTSPDRLAYVIFTSGTTGTPKGVMMTHRAVQNTLRDINSRFGVSSNDSVFAISALSFDLSVYDIFGLLSAGGHLVLPDEREIRDPSAWVRRLARHPATLWNSVPMLWQMFVEHGAAVEHMPRLALLSGDWIPPRLPRDSAHFSPATMLISLGGATEAAIWSIAYEMSPNDPPAGWKSIPYGRALANQKMLVLHEDMTPCPDDVPGELYIGGGGLAMGYLGDKALTDQRFITHPRSGERLYRTGDMARWRGNGQIEFMGRNDTQVKVNGFRIELGDIEAALASLPGVQAAVAAIMPLAGAGKGLVGYVVPQQSQRSLSPNDLHTALRAKLPLYMVPQHYVALEQLPLSDNGKVDRKRLPAPQLEEAATQEKGTELEERIREVVGLHLGISSFGLHDRFFDLGATSLLMVKIHRDINQILPQQIALIQLFEAPSVHALASLITKGRADAPGKGRSHAEKRLAARNSRRCKAVQP, from the coding sequence ATGAGTCTCAGCGCCGAACAGTTGCAGCTTTTTTCCCGGCTGGCAGGGCAAAAGGGGCTTGCCAGCGCAGAACGCCGAACCAGCCGTGAACAGAGTCCTTGCCCGGTGCAGGAGGGCGAGCCCCAGGAATTTCCCATGACGGACGTGCAGCGCGCCTACTGGATTGGACGCACGGCTGGCGTCAACCTGAGCGGCGTGGGGAGCCACGGATATCAGGAGTTTGATTGCGGCGCCCTGGATGTTGAACGTCTGCAAAAAGCCTGGGACAGAGTTATTGCCCGTCACGACATGCTGCGCGCCACGGTAACGCGTGAGGGCATGTTTCACATCGTGCCGAAGGTGCCGCCTCTGCGCTGGAAAATTGAGGATTTGCGCCAACTTGATGCCGCAGAAAAGGAAGAGCGCCTTGCAGCGCGGCGAAACAAGCTTTCGCACCGCGTCCCCGACCTTTCCGTATGGCCGATAATAACACTTGGAGCAAGCATTATCGCCGATGACTTTGTGCGCGTGCACCTGAGCTGCGATGCTGTCATGGCGGACGTGTACAGCATTGGCAACTGCCTGCGCGAACTGAGCTTTTTCTATACGCATCCCCAAGGCGACATGCCCGTTCCCGGCATGACTTTCGGTCAGTATGTGGAAGAGCAGAAACGTAAGGAAGAGACCAGTTTTTATCATGAGTGCCGCAAATACTGGCAGGACAGGCTGGCGGACTTTCCCGCCGCGCCGCAATTGCCCACGCAGGAAGTACAGCCGCAGGTGCAGCGGTTCAAACGCTTGAAGGCCGGTCTGGAACCGGAGCAATGGGCAGCGTTCAAGGCCATGTGCAACCGGCACGCCCTTACCCCTTCCGTGGTATTATACACCGTCTTTGCTGCCGTAATGGGCCAGTGGGCCGCCAGACCGGATTTTTGCCTTAACATAACGGTTTTTAACAGGGAATCGGAAAATCCGGCCATTCAACAGGTGGTGGGTGATTTTACCACAACCATGCTTTCAGCGGCCAGAAAGATGCGTCCGCAGGAAAGCTTTATTGAGTACGCCAGAGAATTGGACGCCCGGTTCTGGCAGGATGTGGAACACAGCGCGTACTCTGGCATAAAGGTTCTTCAGGATATTTCCGAGCGTCAAAGGCGTCCGGTTCTTATGCCCATTGTTTTTACAAGTGCGCTGGGCGCCGGGGATGTGGGAGAAATTCTGGACACCAACAACGGAGTGTTCGGAAAACCCGCCTACACAATAACCCAGACTCCCCAGATATGGCTTGACCACCAGGTTCTTGAGGAAGACGGAAGGCTGGTTTTCAACTGGGATGTGGTGGAAGGGATTTTTGACGAAGTTCTTCAGAATGCCATTTTCCGCTGCTATGGCAGCATGGTTGAAGCTCTTTGCAAGCCTGACGCTGACTGGCAGCGGCCAATCATGCCCGAATTGCCTGAAGAGCAGATGGCGCGACGCCACGATGCAAACCCTTGTTTTGAGGACGATGGGCATTTGTTGCACCAGGGATTTCTGGAGCATGTGCTGGCGCTCCCCAACAAAAAGGCCGTGATTGCGCCCGATCGCACGCTGACGTTTGGCGAGCTGTTTCAGGCGGCTTACGCCGTGGCGCGGCAGTTGACGGGCGCTTTGCCGCAAAATACGCAGAATGTCCTTGTGGCCGTGGGGCTTCCCAAAGGCTGGGAACAGATTGCGGCTGTCATGGGTATTCTGCTTACGGGCGCGGCCTATGTGCCGATTGACCCCACGTGGCCCCGTGCGCGGCGCTCGGCCATTCTGCAACAGGGAGTCATGGCTGTGGTTGCGGAGCAAGGCGCAGCCGCCCATGACTGGGATGATCTGCCGCTGGCGGTCGTCAGGCAGGAGGACGCCTCGGTAGATGCGGCGGCAGACGCTGCGGCTGATGCTCTTGTTGCCGCCCTGCAAACCTCGCCGGACAGGCTGGCCTACGTCATCTTTACCTCTGGGACAACAGGCACGCCCAAGGGCGTCATGATGACGCACCGTGCGGTGCAGAACACCCTTCGCGATATCAATTCAAGATTCGGGGTTTCGTCAAACGACAGCGTATTCGCCATCTCCGCCCTGTCATTTGATCTTTCGGTCTATGATATTTTCGGTCTGCTTTCAGCTGGTGGGCATCTTGTACTGCCTGATGAACGTGAAATACGTGACCCTTCCGCCTGGGTGCGCCGTCTTGCCCGCCATCCGGCAACCCTGTGGAATTCTGTGCCGATGCTGTGGCAGATGTTTGTGGAACACGGTGCGGCTGTGGAGCATATGCCCCGGCTGGCGTTACTTTCCGGCGACTGGATTCCGCCGCGTCTGCCGCGCGACTCAGCGCACTTTTCTCCTGCAACCATGTTGATAAGTCTGGGAGGCGCCACGGAGGCCGCCATCTGGTCCATTGCTTACGAAATGTCGCCCAATGATCCCCCGGCAGGGTGGAAGTCCATTCCCTATGGCCGCGCGCTTGCGAATCAGAAAATGCTCGTTCTGCATGAGGACATGACCCCTTGCCCGGATGATGTGCCCGGAGAGTTGTATATCGGCGGAGGGGGCCTTGCCATGGGCTACCTGGGGGACAAGGCGCTCACTGACCAGCGTTTCATTACGCACCCGCGTAGCGGCGAGAGGCTTTATCGCACTGGCGACATGGCTCGGTGGCGCGGTAACGGGCAGATAGAATTTATGGGGCGCAACGACACTCAGGTGAAGGTGAATGGATTTCGTATTGAACTTGGGGATATTGAGGCTGCCCTTGCCTCCCTGCCGGGCGTGCAGGCCGCCGTTGCGGCCATAATGCCGCTGGCTGGCGCAGGCAAAGGGCTGGTTGGATATGTGGTGCCGCAGCAGTCACAGCGCTCGCTCTCCCCAAACGATCTGCACACGGCCCTCCGGGCCAAGCTGCCCCTGTATATGGTGCCTCAGCATTATGTGGCGCTTGAGCAGTTGCCGCTTTCCGATAATGGCAAGGTGGACAGAAAGCGCCTGCCTGCTCCCCAGCTTGAAGAAGCCGCCACGCAGGAAAAAGGCACGGAGCTTGAGGAGCGCATTCGTGAAGTTGTGGGGCTGCATCTGGGTATTTCGTCATTTGGCCTCCATGACAGGTTTTTTGACCTTGGAGCCACCTCGCTACTGATGGTGAAGATTCATCGGGATATTAATCAGATACTCCCGCAGCAGATTGCCCTGATCCAGCTTTTTGAAGCACCCAGCGTCCACGCGCTGGCCAGTCTTATCACCAAGGGAAGGGCAGATGCCCCCGGCAAGGGACGCAGCCATGCGGAAAAAAGACTGGCTGCCAGAAATTCACGCCGGTGCAAGGCTGTGCAGCCGTAA
- a CDS encoding type I polyketide synthase → MTENSLKIAIVGMAGRFPGAENLDAFWENLQAGISGGKMLADVDDGLVHYGFALESKDMFDGDFFDVPAREARMLDPQHRIFLECAYAALEHAGIAPKASGQFVGVFGSCNFNGYALRFADRILDAKPLDLVDMLAASDKDYLAARVAYKLNLKGPAMTVQSACSSSLAAAAMACQALLAGQCDVALAGGAGLKAGVSPGYSYEPEGPLSRDGHVRAYSDDASGVNEGEGVGVVVLKRLDDALRDRDIIYAVISGYAIGNDGSDKTGFYAPSVSGQAAVIADALAMSGVDPLEIGLVEGHGTGTPIGDPMEVAALAQAWAIPQSAPRQYCRLGSVKTGIGHLNAAAGVASLIKTALALHHKVIPASLDFHAPNPRLALEATPFRIAGKTEAWTVAAGKTRVAAVNSLGIGGNNVHLILEEGPEPTATDASGATLITLSAKTTAALEKKVVELSTWVQAHPVPLADLAHTLLLGRDMQACRLSLVCQDSESLLRTLQSSALLRRASSLEDPDKARPVAFLFPGFGSQYPGMASELCASHPEFGNVFNRICTLFQRETGIDVTSALDRQEVSTDTRLGTFALFAVEYALAMLLQDFGIQPAFVMGHSAGEYVAATVAGVFSENDAVRLIAERSRLIDESPSGAMLFVPMASEKLQLLLPEGVSIATVITPNGCVASGTAHGINALEAALNAADLPFSKLAAEKAGHSSLLHFAMPLLRKAFEGVELHRPQLPILSNVTGSWLTEAEATDAEYWVRQLCAPVQLSDQISTLCHEGEAALLEVGPSRKLSAMLRRHPAFKKHSPIIPVMPSEQGKTGEHTALLEAIGQLWQQGGRADWAKIDALSGGGHAVPLPTYPFERQRYWLERQMAGGKTPTDQGMEISILCWRQIPVTMPAMPQGVIGFLGNEGADVAEALRQRGWNVLLFKTLADLQGSSPLPDTLVDCRFAVQGDNSLASAARTCGEAAALCAWLAECANGQAMSVYWLTSGAAAFGTALPIIDRRALLAPARVLPFEARNTLACVLDVEEWLSAPVLADLLEKAVSNRMAATALTSLVAVRDGIFWQEQPECVRQSENINEHIHLRERAAYLVFGGSGGIGRTFMLDLARQAAEQQRRITLVPLQKTRRSAEFWENCANEWVIVRPRYVDLNKQDELMQVLDEVLAEHKDVAGIVHASGVTGGGLMQAQSLSVEKTENWSAKVIPLLGIEKVLQFCNVDFIIFNTSIGALCGSVGQLDNTVANIVLDAWAMRQQRAGTRVMGIRWDVWRQVGMINKMASLHARLSGEDLKGGIAPDAALAAVKACLGMMVELPVVSGRSLAAMLDEARTKRGLATDALESADLKAEGSVGQRPPLMVEWRGARHALDRALVDLFESRLGLSGIGIDDDYVELGGDSLMAMPLAKEIRDLFDLSAFSVAQIFRQRTVANIADYLTESQEEKERLFALAELLESVKHMRPEDVSASLEALS, encoded by the coding sequence ATGACAGAAAATTCTTTAAAAATAGCAATAGTTGGCATGGCTGGGCGCTTTCCTGGTGCGGAAAACCTGGATGCTTTCTGGGAAAATCTGCAAGCCGGAATTTCCGGTGGGAAGATGTTGGCCGATGTTGATGATGGTTTGGTTCACTACGGCTTTGCGCTTGAAAGCAAAGATATGTTTGATGGCGATTTTTTTGATGTTCCCGCGCGCGAAGCAAGAATGCTGGACCCGCAGCACCGAATTTTTCTTGAATGCGCGTATGCGGCTCTGGAGCATGCGGGCATTGCCCCCAAAGCCAGCGGTCAGTTTGTTGGTGTGTTTGGAAGTTGCAATTTCAACGGCTACGCACTGCGCTTTGCAGACAGGATTCTGGACGCCAAGCCCCTTGATCTGGTGGATATGCTTGCAGCCAGCGACAAGGATTATCTGGCTGCGCGTGTTGCGTACAAGCTGAACCTGAAAGGCCCGGCAATGACGGTGCAAAGCGCCTGCTCATCGTCCCTTGCGGCTGCGGCAATGGCTTGTCAGGCTCTTCTCGCCGGGCAGTGCGATGTGGCTTTGGCGGGCGGTGCGGGGCTGAAGGCCGGGGTGAGCCCCGGCTACAGCTATGAGCCGGAGGGGCCGCTTTCACGCGATGGGCATGTCCGCGCCTACAGCGATGATGCCAGTGGAGTGAATGAAGGGGAAGGGGTTGGCGTTGTCGTGCTCAAACGCCTGGATGACGCGTTGCGCGACAGGGATATCATTTATGCCGTCATTTCCGGCTATGCCATTGGCAACGATGGCTCGGACAAAACGGGATTTTACGCGCCGTCCGTGTCTGGTCAGGCGGCGGTCATTGCCGATGCTCTGGCTATGTCTGGTGTTGATCCGCTGGAAATTGGCCTTGTGGAGGGACACGGCACAGGGACGCCCATTGGCGACCCCATGGAAGTTGCGGCCCTTGCTCAGGCATGGGCAATTCCCCAAAGCGCTCCCCGTCAGTATTGCCGCCTGGGATCAGTAAAAACCGGCATAGGGCACCTGAACGCCGCCGCAGGCGTTGCCAGCCTGATCAAGACAGCGCTGGCGCTGCATCACAAGGTTATCCCCGCCTCGCTGGATTTTCATGCGCCCAATCCGAGGCTGGCGCTGGAGGCTACCCCTTTTAGAATTGCCGGCAAAACAGAAGCCTGGACTGTTGCGGCAGGCAAAACCCGCGTTGCAGCGGTAAATTCACTGGGTATAGGCGGCAACAATGTCCATCTGATTTTGGAGGAAGGCCCGGAGCCAACAGCTACGGATGCCTCTGGCGCAACCTTGATTACCCTTTCCGCCAAAACCACTGCCGCTCTTGAAAAAAAGGTGGTGGAGCTGAGCACATGGGTGCAGGCGCATCCTGTCCCGCTGGCTGACCTCGCGCATACGCTGCTTTTGGGGCGCGACATGCAGGCTTGCCGCCTGAGCCTTGTTTGTCAAGATTCGGAGTCGCTTTTGCGCACGCTGCAATCTTCGGCTTTGCTGCGTCGGGCAAGCAGTCTGGAAGATCCAGACAAGGCCCGGCCCGTGGCTTTTCTATTTCCCGGTTTCGGATCGCAGTATCCGGGCATGGCAAGCGAGCTTTGCGCATCACATCCAGAATTTGGAAATGTTTTCAATAGAATATGCACATTGTTTCAGCGCGAGACAGGCATTGACGTGACCTCGGCGCTTGATCGTCAGGAAGTGTCCACAGATACGCGTCTGGGTACGTTTGCCCTGTTTGCCGTGGAGTACGCGCTGGCGATGCTGTTGCAAGACTTTGGAATACAGCCCGCCTTTGTGATGGGCCATTCGGCAGGGGAGTACGTAGCCGCAACCGTGGCGGGGGTCTTTTCCGAGAACGACGCCGTTCGCCTCATTGCAGAACGATCACGGCTTATTGACGAGTCCCCGTCAGGGGCCATGCTTTTTGTGCCGATGGCGTCAGAAAAGCTGCAACTCCTTTTGCCAGAAGGAGTAAGCATTGCAACCGTGATCACACCCAACGGATGCGTTGCCTCCGGCACTGCGCATGGAATCAATGCGCTTGAGGCTGCTCTGAATGCGGCAGACCTGCCGTTCTCAAAACTGGCAGCAGAAAAGGCGGGCCACTCCAGCCTGCTGCATTTCGCCATGCCGCTGCTGCGCAAGGCCTTTGAGGGCGTTGAGCTGCACAGACCGCAACTGCCCATACTTTCAAACGTCACTGGAAGCTGGCTCACAGAAGCTGAGGCCACGGATGCCGAATACTGGGTTCGCCAGTTGTGTGCCCCTGTGCAGCTATCTGACCAGATATCCACATTGTGCCATGAGGGCGAGGCCGCATTGCTTGAAGTTGGCCCTTCGCGAAAGCTGAGCGCCATGCTGCGCCGCCATCCGGCCTTCAAAAAACACTCGCCGATTATTCCCGTGATGCCTTCAGAACAGGGCAAAACCGGGGAGCATACGGCCCTTCTGGAAGCCATAGGGCAACTCTGGCAACAGGGAGGCCGCGCTGACTGGGCCAAGATAGATGCCCTGAGCGGCGGCGGGCACGCTGTGCCTTTGCCGACCTATCCCTTTGAACGCCAGCGTTACTGGCTTGAACGGCAGATGGCGGGCGGCAAGACGCCAACGGATCAGGGAATGGAGATTTCTATTCTCTGCTGGCGGCAGATACCTGTGACAATGCCCGCAATGCCTCAGGGCGTTATAGGATTTTTGGGCAACGAAGGGGCGGATGTTGCCGAGGCGTTGCGCCAGCGTGGCTGGAATGTGCTGCTGTTCAAAACACTTGCGGATTTGCAGGGCAGTAGTCCTCTGCCGGATACATTGGTGGACTGCCGTTTTGCCGTACAAGGCGATAATTCACTGGCATCTGCGGCGCGTACGTGCGGGGAGGCGGCGGCGTTGTGCGCCTGGCTGGCTGAATGCGCCAACGGGCAGGCCATGAGTGTTTACTGGCTCACCTCCGGGGCGGCGGCCTTTGGTACGGCCCTGCCGATCATTGACAGAAGAGCCTTGTTGGCTCCTGCCCGTGTGCTGCCGTTTGAGGCCAGAAATACCCTGGCTTGCGTGCTGGATGTGGAAGAATGGCTTTCCGCCCCGGTACTGGCCGACCTGCTGGAAAAGGCTGTGAGCAACCGCATGGCGGCTACCGCGCTGACGTCTCTTGTGGCTGTGCGCGACGGAATTTTCTGGCAGGAGCAACCTGAATGCGTGAGGCAGTCTGAAAATATAAATGAGCACATTCATCTGCGTGAAAGGGCGGCCTACCTTGTTTTTGGCGGCAGTGGCGGCATTGGCCGAACATTCATGCTCGATCTGGCCAGGCAGGCAGCCGAGCAGCAGCGCCGCATAACACTTGTCCCCCTACAGAAAACGCGCCGATCCGCAGAATTCTGGGAGAACTGCGCCAATGAGTGGGTGATTGTCAGGCCGCGCTATGTCGACCTCAACAAGCAGGATGAACTCATGCAGGTATTGGATGAGGTACTTGCTGAACATAAAGATGTGGCTGGAATTGTGCACGCCAGCGGCGTCACTGGCGGTGGATTGATGCAGGCGCAAAGTTTGTCCGTTGAAAAGACGGAAAACTGGAGCGCCAAGGTTATTCCATTGCTTGGCATTGAAAAGGTGCTGCAGTTTTGTAACGTTGATTTTATTATTTTTAATACATCCATAGGCGCATTGTGTGGCTCTGTTGGACAACTGGATAACACTGTAGCCAACATAGTGCTGGATGCCTGGGCCATGCGGCAGCAGCGCGCGGGAACACGCGTCATGGGCATACGCTGGGACGTATGGCGTCAGGTGGGCATGATCAACAAGATGGCTTCACTGCATGCACGGCTTTCCGGAGAGGATCTGAAGGGGGGCATCGCTCCAGATGCAGCCCTTGCGGCGGTTAAGGCTTGCCTCGGAATGATGGTGGAGCTTCCTGTTGTCAGCGGTCGCAGCCTTGCCGCCATGCTTGATGAGGCGCGCACCAAGCGCGGGCTTGCAACGGATGCTCTTGAGTCGGCCGACCTCAAGGCCGAAGGAAGCGTTGGGCAGCGCCCCCCGCTGATGGTGGAATGGCGCGGAGCACGTCATGCGCTGGACCGGGCTCTTGTTGATCTGTTTGAGTCACGCCTTGGCTTGAGCGGCATAGGTATTGATGACGACTATGTGGAGCTTGGGGGCGACAGCCTCATGGCCATGCCCCTGGCAAAAGAAATCCGTGATCTCTTTGATCTCTCCGCATTCAGCGTAGCTCAGATATTCCGTCAGCGGACTGTGGCGAACATTGCAGATTACCTGACCGAATCGCAGGAGGAAAAGGAAAGGCTGTTTGCCCTCGCAGAACTGCTTGAATCTGTAAAGCACATGCGCCCAGAGGATGTTTCTGCGTCACTGGAGGCCTTGTCATGA